TAGCTCTTGCCGACGCCCGCGATCCGGTCGCGCTCGCGCAGGCGGTCGAGGCGGCCGGGGGACCGGCGGACATCACGGTCGTCTGCGTCGACGTACCGGGCTGTGAGCACGGCGCTGTGCTGTCCACGGCGGCCGGCGGCACGGTGATCTTCTTCTCCATGGCGACGTCGTTCTCGGCCGCCGCGCTCGGCGCCGAAGGTCTCGCTGCCGACGTGACGATGCTGGTGGGCAACGGGTACGTGCCGGGCCACGCCGACTACGCGATGGACCTGCTCCGGTCGGAGCGGGGTGTCCGGGAGTTGTTCGAGGGCAGGCTCGCCGCGGAGGGGCAGGATTAGCCCTGTGCGCACACTTCTGACCAACGGTTCCGTCTACTCACCCGCCGACCCCCACGCCACCGCGATCGCCTTCGACGACGGCGTGGTCAGCTGGCTCGGCGACGACACCAGCGCCGCGGCCTATGTATCCGGTGCGGACGAGGTCGTCGACCTGCAGGGCAAGCTCGTCACGCCCGCCTTCGTCGATGCCCACGTCCACACCGCACAGACCGGCGCGCTGCTGACCGGCCTGGTCATGGCCGGTACGACGAACCTCACGCAAGCACTCGACCGTCTCGCGGCCTTCGCGGCGACCCTGGCGCCGGACGCGGTCATCGACGGCTCCGGCTGGGACGAGACCAAGTGGCCCGAGGGCCGCCCGCCGACCAACGCCGAGCTGGACCGCGCGGCCGACGGCCGTCGGGTCTACCTCTCCCGGGTCGACGGTCACTCCGGTGTCATCTCGTCATCCCTCGCTGCTGCCGTGCCGGGTCTGCAGGGCCAAGCCGGGTACGAAGAGAACGGCCGGGTCGAGCGCGACGCGCACCACGTCGTACGGGATGCACTCAGTGAGCTGGTCGGACCTGACCAGCGGCTTGCCGACGCGCGCGCGGCCGTCAAGGCGATGGGCGAGCGCGGCATCGGTGCCTTTCACGAGATGGCGGCTCCGCACATCGGACCGCTGTGGGAGCTTCCGCTCGTTCGCCAGGCAGCTGAGGAAGCAGGACTCGCCGCGACCCTCTACTGGGGTCAGCCTGGCGTCTTCGACAACGTCACGCAGTACGGGCTTGCGGGGCTGGCCGGTGACCTCAACGCGGATGGCGCGCTCGGCTCCCGTACTGCGGCGCTGCGCGACCCGTACGCCGATCGCCCGGACCATCGCGGTCATGCGTATCTCACCGCCGAGCAGATCGCCGGCCACGTGACCGCCTGCACCGAGCAGAACGTCCAGGCCGGGTTCCACTGCATCGGCGACGCCGCCCTCGACAACATCGCGCGGGGCTTCGAGCTCGCCGCCGAGAAGGTCGGCGTCCAGGCACTCGTTGCCGCCCGCCACCGCCTCGAACACGTCGAGATGGTCGACGACGCGGCGATCGCCACGCTGGCCCGGTGCGGTGTCGTCGCAAGTGTCCAGCCGATGTTCGACGGCCACTGGGGTGGCCCGGACGGCATGTACGCCGAGCGCGTCGGCGATCGCTGGAAGGGCATGAACCCGTTCGGTTCGCTCGCCCGCGCCGGCGTGGTACTCGCCTTCGGGTCCGACGCGCCGGTGACCGAGCTCGGCGGCTGGGAGGCGGTCCGCGCGGCCGCGTTCCACCACGACGCGGACCAGCGGATCACCGTGCGAGCCGCCTTCGCTGCTCACACGCGAGGTGGCTGGCGGGCGGCTGGGATCGACGACGCCGGAGTGCTCGCGCCCGGCACACAGGCGACGTACGCCGTCTGGGAAAGCGACGCGGCCCTGGTCGTGCAGACGCCCGATCAGCGGGTCGCCGCTTGGTCGACGGACCCGCGCGCCGGCGTACCGGTGTTGCCCGATCTCAGTGACGAGGCACCAGTGCCTGTTTGTCGGCGGACCGTGGTTGGCGGCCGCACCGTGTTCGACGCAGAAGGATGGTCCTCGTGACCCGAGCAGTGAAGAAGCTGGACCTCGACCCGGTCACCGTCCGGAAGGCGCGCACGCTGGCCCGTAAGGCCGGCAAGCCGATCGTCACCATCGCCAAGCAGCACACCACCGTCTCGGTGGAACGTGCGGTACTGCGGTTGGCCGGC
The Kribbella voronezhensis DNA segment above includes these coding regions:
- a CDS encoding amidohydrolase gives rise to the protein MRTLLTNGSVYSPADPHATAIAFDDGVVSWLGDDTSAAAYVSGADEVVDLQGKLVTPAFVDAHVHTAQTGALLTGLVMAGTTNLTQALDRLAAFAATLAPDAVIDGSGWDETKWPEGRPPTNAELDRAADGRRVYLSRVDGHSGVISSSLAAAVPGLQGQAGYEENGRVERDAHHVVRDALSELVGPDQRLADARAAVKAMGERGIGAFHEMAAPHIGPLWELPLVRQAAEEAGLAATLYWGQPGVFDNVTQYGLAGLAGDLNADGALGSRTAALRDPYADRPDHRGHAYLTAEQIAGHVTACTEQNVQAGFHCIGDAALDNIARGFELAAEKVGVQALVAARHRLEHVEMVDDAAIATLARCGVVASVQPMFDGHWGGPDGMYAERVGDRWKGMNPFGSLARAGVVLAFGSDAPVTELGGWEAVRAAAFHHDADQRITVRAAFAAHTRGGWRAAGIDDAGVLAPGTQATYAVWESDAALVVQTPDQRVAAWSTDPRAGVPVLPDLSDEAPVPVCRRTVVGGRTVFDAEGWSS